The Triticum aestivum cultivar Chinese Spring chromosome 3A, IWGSC CS RefSeq v2.1, whole genome shotgun sequence genome includes a region encoding these proteins:
- the LOC123059215 gene encoding putative glutaredoxin-C2: protein MAERVRRLASERAVVIFGMSNCCMCHVVKTLFQEMGVSWTVHELDKDPRGKDVERALAGMVGRSPPVPAVFIGGALVGPTDKVMALHLGGQLVPLLRQAGALWL from the coding sequence ATGGCGGAGAGGGTGAGGAGGCTGGCGTCGGAGCGCGCGGTGGTGATCTTCGGGATGAGCAACTGCTGCATGTGCCACGTGGTGAAGACGCTCTTCCAGGAGATGGGCGTCAGCTGGACGGTGCACGAGCTGGACAAAGACCCCCGCGGGAAGGACGTTGAGAGGGCGCTCGCTGGCATGGTCGGCCGGAGCCCGCCCGTGCCGGCCGTCTTCATCGGTGGTGCGCTCGTCGGCCCCACCGACAAGGTCATGGCGCTGCACCTCGGCGGCCAGCTCGTGCCGCTCCTACGCCAGGCCGGCGCCCTCTGGCTCTGA